One part of the Arabidopsis thaliana chromosome 4, partial sequence genome encodes these proteins:
- the HD1 gene encoding histone deacetylase 1 (histone deacetylase 1 (HD1); CONTAINS InterPro DOMAIN/s: Histone deacetylase (InterPro:IPR003084), Histone deacetylase superfamily (InterPro:IPR000286); BEST Arabidopsis thaliana protein match is: histone deacetylase 6 (TAIR:AT5G63110.1); Has 8765 Blast hits to 8554 proteins in 1452 species: Archae - 219; Bacteria - 3185; Metazoa - 1529; Fungi - 558; Plants - 480; Viruses - 0; Other Eukaryotes - 2794 (source: NCBI BLink).), which translates to MDTGGNSLASGPDGVKRKVCYFYDPEVGNYYYGQGHPMKPHRIRMTHALLAHYGLLQHMQVLKPFPARDRDLCRFHADDYVSFLRSITPETQQDQIRQLKRFNVGEDCPVFDGLYSFCQTYAGGSVGGSVKLNHGLCDIAINWAGGLHHAKKCEASGFCYVNDIVLAILELLKQHERVLYVDIDIHHGDGVEEAFYATDRVMTVSFHKFGDYFPGTGHIQDIGYGSGKYYSLNVPLDDGIDDESYHLLFKPIMGKVMEIFRPGAVVLQCGADSLSGDRLGCFNLSIKGHAECVKFMRSFNVPLLLLGGGGYTIRNVARCWCYETGVALGVEVEDKMPEHEYYEYFGPDYTLHVAPSNMENKNSRQMLEEIRNDLLHNLSKLQHAPSVPFQERPPDTETPEVDEDQEDGDKRWDPDSDMDVDDDRKPIPSRVKREAVEPDTKDKDGLKGIMERGKGCEVEVDESGSTKVTGVNPVGVEEASVKMEEEGTNKGGAEQAFPPKT; encoded by the exons ATGGATACTGGCGGCAATTCGCTGGCGTCCGGACCTGATGGTGTGAAGAGGAAAGTTTGTTATTTCTATGACCCTGAGGTCGGCAATTACTACTATGGCCAAGGTCATCCCATGAAGCCCCATCGCATCCGCATGACCCATGCCCTCCTCGCTCACTACGGTCTCCTTCAGCATATGCAGGTTCTCAAGCCCTTCCCTGCCCGCGACCGTGATCTCTGCCGCTTCCACGCCGACGACTATGTCTCTTTTCTCCGCAGCATTACCCCTGAAACCCAGCAAGATCAGATTCGCCAACTTAAGCGCTTCAATGTTGGTGAAGACTGTCCCGTCTTTGACGGCCTTTATTCCTTTTGCCAGACCTATGCTGGAGGATCTGTTGGTGGCTCTGTCAAGCTTAACCACGGCCTCTGCGATATTGCCATCAACTGGGCTGGTGGTCTCCATCACGCTAAGAAGTGCGAGGCCTCTGGCTTCTGTTACGTCAATGATATCGTCTTAGCTATCCTAGAGCTCCTTAAGCAGCATGAG CGTGTTCTTTATGTCGATATTGATATCCACCACGGGGATGGAGTGGAGGAGGCATTTTATGCTACTGACAGGGTTATGACTGTCTCGTTTCATAAATTTGGTGATTACTTTCCCGGTACAGGTCACATTCAGGATATAGGTTATGGTAGCGGAAAGTACTATTCTCTCAATGTACCACTGGATGATGGAATCGATGATGAGAGCTATCATCTGTTATTCAAGCCCATCATGGGGAAAGTTATGGAAATTTTCCGACCAGGGGCTGTGGTATTGCAATGTGGTGCTGATTCATTGTCTGGTGATAGGTTGGGGTGCTTTAATCTTTCAATCAAAGGTCATGCTGAGTGCGTCAAATTTATGAGATCGTTCAATGTTCCCCTACTGCTCTTGGGTGGTGGTGGTTACACTATCCGCAATGTTGCCCGTTGCTGGTGCTACGAG ACTGGAGTTGCACTTGGAGTTGAAGTTGAAGACAAGATGCCGGAGCATGAATATTATGAATACTTTGGTCCAGACTATACACTTCACGTTGCTCCAAGTAACATGGAAAATAAGAATTCTCGTCAGATGCTTGAAGAGATTCGCAATGACCTTCTCCACAATCTCTCTAAGCTTCAGCATGCTCCAAGTGTACCATTTCAGGAAAGACCACCTGATACAGAGACTCCCGAG GTTGATGAAGACCAAGAAGATGGGGATAAAAGATGGGATCCGGATTCAGAcatggatgttgatgatgaccg TAAACCTATACCAAGCAGAGTAAAAAGAGAAGCTGTTGAACCAGATACAAAGGACAAG GATGGACTGAAAGGAATTATGGAGCGTGGAAAAGGTTGTGAGGTGGAGGTGGATGAGAGTGGAAGCACTAAG GTTACAGGAGTAAACCCAGTGGGAGTGGAGGAAGCAAGTGTGAAAATGGAAGAGGAAGGAACAAACAAGGGTGGGGCGGAGCAGGCGTTTCCTCCTAAAACATAA
- the HD1 gene encoding histone deacetylase 1 (histone deacetylase 1 (HD1); CONTAINS InterPro DOMAIN/s: Histone deacetylase (InterPro:IPR003084), Histone deacetylase superfamily (InterPro:IPR000286); BEST Arabidopsis thaliana protein match is: histone deacetylase 6 (TAIR:AT5G63110.1); Has 8759 Blast hits to 8549 proteins in 1452 species: Archae - 219; Bacteria - 3192; Metazoa - 1525; Fungi - 536; Plants - 478; Viruses - 0; Other Eukaryotes - 2809 (source: NCBI BLink).) has product MDTGGNSLASGPDGVKRKVCYFYDPEVGNYYYGQGHPMKPHRIRMTHALLAHYGLLQHMQVLKPFPARDRDLCRFHADDYVSFLRSITPETQQDQIRQLKRFNVGEDCPVFDGLYSFCQTYAGGSVGGSVKLNHGLCDIAINWAGGLHHAKKCEASGFCYVNDIVLAILELLKQHERVLYVDIDIHHGDGVEEAFYATDRVMTVSFHKFGDYFPGTGHIQDIGYGSGKYYSLNVPLDDGIDDESYHLLFKPIMGKVMEIFRPGAVVLQCGADSLSGDRLGCFNLSIKGHAECVKFMRSFNVPLLLLGGGGYTIRNVARCWCYETGVALGVEVEDKMPEHEYYEYFGPDYTLHVAPSNMENKNSRQMLEEIRNDLLHNLSKLQHAPSVPFQERPPDTETPEVDEDQEDGDKRWDPDSDMDVDDDRKPIPSRVKREAVEPDTKDKDGLKGIMERGKGCEVEVDESGSTKVK; this is encoded by the exons ATGGATACTGGCGGCAATTCGCTGGCGTCCGGACCTGATGGTGTGAAGAGGAAAGTTTGTTATTTCTATGACCCTGAGGTCGGCAATTACTACTATGGCCAAGGTCATCCCATGAAGCCCCATCGCATCCGCATGACCCATGCCCTCCTCGCTCACTACGGTCTCCTTCAGCATATGCAGGTTCTCAAGCCCTTCCCTGCCCGCGACCGTGATCTCTGCCGCTTCCACGCCGACGACTATGTCTCTTTTCTCCGCAGCATTACCCCTGAAACCCAGCAAGATCAGATTCGCCAACTTAAGCGCTTCAATGTTGGTGAAGACTGTCCCGTCTTTGACGGCCTTTATTCCTTTTGCCAGACCTATGCTGGAGGATCTGTTGGTGGCTCTGTCAAGCTTAACCACGGCCTCTGCGATATTGCCATCAACTGGGCTGGTGGTCTCCATCACGCTAAGAAGTGCGAGGCCTCTGGCTTCTGTTACGTCAATGATATCGTCTTAGCTATCCTAGAGCTCCTTAAGCAGCATGAG CGTGTTCTTTATGTCGATATTGATATCCACCACGGGGATGGAGTGGAGGAGGCATTTTATGCTACTGACAGGGTTATGACTGTCTCGTTTCATAAATTTGGTGATTACTTTCCCGGTACAGGTCACATTCAGGATATAGGTTATGGTAGCGGAAAGTACTATTCTCTCAATGTACCACTGGATGATGGAATCGATGATGAGAGCTATCATCTGTTATTCAAGCCCATCATGGGGAAAGTTATGGAAATTTTCCGACCAGGGGCTGTGGTATTGCAATGTGGTGCTGATTCATTGTCTGGTGATAGGTTGGGGTGCTTTAATCTTTCAATCAAAGGTCATGCTGAGTGCGTCAAATTTATGAGATCGTTCAATGTTCCCCTACTGCTCTTGGGTGGTGGTGGTTACACTATCCGCAATGTTGCCCGTTGCTGGTGCTACGAG ACTGGAGTTGCACTTGGAGTTGAAGTTGAAGACAAGATGCCGGAGCATGAATATTATGAATACTTTGGTCCAGACTATACACTTCACGTTGCTCCAAGTAACATGGAAAATAAGAATTCTCGTCAGATGCTTGAAGAGATTCGCAATGACCTTCTCCACAATCTCTCTAAGCTTCAGCATGCTCCAAGTGTACCATTTCAGGAAAGACCACCTGATACAGAGACTCCCGAG GTTGATGAAGACCAAGAAGATGGGGATAAAAGATGGGATCCGGATTCAGAcatggatgttgatgatgaccg TAAACCTATACCAAGCAGAGTAAAAAGAGAAGCTGTTGAACCAGATACAAAGGACAAG GATGGACTGAAAGGAATTATGGAGCGTGGAAAAGGTTGTGAGGTGGAGGTGGATGAGAGTGGAAGCACTAAGGTAAAATGA
- a CDS encoding RING/U-box superfamily protein (RING/U-box superfamily protein; FUNCTIONS IN: zinc ion binding; LOCATED IN: anchored to membrane; CONTAINS InterPro DOMAIN/s: Zinc finger, RING-type (InterPro:IPR001841), Zinc finger, C3HC4 RING-type (InterPro:IPR018957); BEST Arabidopsis thaliana protein match is: RING/U-box superfamily protein (TAIR:AT2G18650.1); Has 7548 Blast hits to 7531 proteins in 260 species: Archae - 0; Bacteria - 0; Metazoa - 1845; Fungi - 600; Plants - 4291; Viruses - 10; Other Eukaryotes - 802 (source: NCBI BLink).), which translates to MISMLFPRSPLCTAAIVFYTCVCIPLGRLKKNGGDADAHDDDGYNLVGVMFGDKEKEEEICCPICLVEFEAEDAVTHLPRCAHLFHINCIEPWLLRGHLTCPLCRSFVLAPTPPTQNVNNAHSSSTLYLSIFFFFCIFLHLLGYL; encoded by the coding sequence ATGATTTCAATGTTGTTTCCGCGGTCGCCTTTGTGCACAGCAGCCATAGTATTCTACACATGTGTGTGCATTCCCTTGgggaggttgaagaagaatggTGGAGATGCGGATGCGCATGATGATGACGGTTACAACCTAGTGGGAGTGATGTTTGGGGACAAGGAAAAGGAGGAGGAAATTTGCTGCCCCATATGCCTGGTGGAGTTTGAGGCTGAGGATGCGGTGACCCATCTTCCCAGATGCGCTCATCTCTTCCATATCAATTGCATAGAACCTTGGCTTCTCCGTGGCCACCTCACTTGCCCTCTCTGCAGATCATTTGTATTGGCTCCAACTCCTCCTACACAAAATGTCAATAATGCACACTCCTCTTCCACCTTGtatctctctatcttcttctttttctgtatcTTTCTCCATCTACTTGGATACTTGTAG
- a CDS encoding Pentatricopeptide repeat (PPR) superfamily protein (Pentatricopeptide repeat (PPR) superfamily protein; CONTAINS InterPro DOMAIN/s: Pentatricopeptide repeat (InterPro:IPR002885); BEST Arabidopsis thaliana protein match is: Tetratricopeptide repeat (TPR)-like superfamily protein (TAIR:AT5G03560.2); Has 35233 Blast hits to 8000 proteins in 207 species: Archae - 4; Bacteria - 10; Metazoa - 48; Fungi - 167; Plants - 34530; Viruses - 0; Other Eukaryotes - 474 (source: NCBI BLink).), which translates to MVPSSKAVVFARQMAKQIRVTTPSMSATRFLSTGDNGQVDEQQNPPEPLPNRPLRGERSSNSHREPPARQAHNLGKSDTTLSDDGFLEQFKLGVNQDSRETPKPEQYPQEPLPPPEDSDEIFKKMKEGGLIPNAVAMLDGLCKDGLVQEAMKLFGLMRDKGTIPEVVIYTAVVEAFCKAHKIEDAKRIFRKMQNNGIAPNAFSYGVLVQGLYNCNMLDDAVAFCSEMLESGHSPNVPTFVELVDALCRVKGVEQAQSAIDTLNQKGFAVNVKAVKEFMDKRAPFPSLAWEAIFKKKPTEKPF; encoded by the coding sequence ATGGTGCCTTCCTCCAAAGCCGTCGTTTTTGCAAGGCAGATGGCGAAGCAGATTCGTGTTACGACGCCGTCGATGTCCGCAACACGCTTTCTCTCAACGGGCGACAATGGTCAAGTAGACGAGCAGCAGAACCCTCCAGAGCCCTTACCCAACAGACCCTTGCGAGGGGAGAGATCTTCCAACTCTCACAGAGAACCACCCGCTAGACAAGCCCACAACCTTGGAAAGAGTGATACTACTCTGTCTGACGATGGCTTCCTCGAACAGTTCAAGCTTGGAGTCAATCAGGATTCACGGGAAACCCCCAAACCGGAACAATACCCGCAGGAGCCCTTACCGCCGCCTGAGGATTCCGATGAGatcttcaagaagatgaaggaaggAGGTCTCATCCCTAACGCCGTCGCCATGCTTGACGGCCTCTGCAAAGATGGGCTTGTACAAGAGGCCATGAAGCTTTTCGGATTGATGCGTGACAAGGGTACAATCCCTGAGGTCGTTATCTACACTGCTGTCGTTGAGGCCTTTTGCAAGGCTCATAAAATTGAAGACGCTAAGAGGATTTTCAGGAAAATGCAGAACAATGGGATTGCCCCTAATGCCTTCAGCTACGGTGTGTTGGTTCAGGGATTGTATAATTGCAACATGCTTGACGATGCTGTTGCTTTCTGTAGTGAGATGCTTGAGTCTGGTCACTCTCCTAACGTCCCCACTTTCGTTGAATTGGTTGATGCCTTGTGCAGAGTAAAGGGGGTTGAACAAGCCCAGTCCGCTATTGATACCTTAAACCAAAAAGGATTTGCCGTTAATGTTAAGGCTGTCAAGGAGTTCATGGATAAAAGGGCTCCATTTCCGTCTTTGGCTTGGGAAGCCAtcttcaagaagaaaccaacCGAGAAACCCTTCTGA
- the pde191 gene encoding Mitochondrial transcription termination factor family protein (pigment defective 191 (pde191); FUNCTIONS IN: molecular_function unknown; INVOLVED IN: biological_process unknown; LOCATED IN: cellular_component unknown; EXPRESSED IN: 21 plant structures; EXPRESSED DURING: 13 growth stages; CONTAINS InterPro DOMAIN/s: Mitochodrial transcription termination factor-related (InterPro:IPR003690); BEST Arabidopsis thaliana protein match is: Mitochondrial transcription termination factor family protein (TAIR:AT2G21710.1).) has product MEVTNTSSIMWFFRDKGFDDPSIDKMLRKCKQLEKAQSDVASENWDYLSNIVGIQERKLPYIVSRCPKILTLRLDERLIPMVECLSSLGRNPREVASAITKFPPILSHSVEEKLCPLLAFFQALGVPETQLGKMILFNPRLISYSIDTKLTVIVSFLASLGLDQDGMIGKVLVKNPFLMGYSVDKRLRPTTEFLKSSVGLSEDGIKSVVMNFPQLLCRDVNKILKPNYDYLKECGFGDSQIATMVTGYPQILIKSVKNSLQPRIRFLVQVMGRGMDEVASYPEFFHHGLKKKVESRFKLVKKNNIDCSLREMLDCNTKKFHEKFGFSEVFNCNQNGMYMLLDKTEYAAMQSSCLSEVWVGKKPLVIPQIWRPLVKGHI; this is encoded by the exons ATGGAGGTGACAAATACGAGCAGCATCATGTGGTTCTTCAGGGACAAAGGTTTCGATGATCCGAGTATCGACAAGATGTTGAGAAAATGCAAACAGTTGGAAAAGGCTCAAAGCGATGTGGCATCAGAAAACTGGGACTACCTGAGTAACATTGTTGGTATCCAAGAGAGAAAACTCCCTTACATCGTCTCTCGATGCCCCAAAATCCTGACTTTACGCCTCGATGAGAGACTCATCCCGATGGTCGAGTGCCTCTCCAGTCTTGGAAGGAATCCTCGGGAAGTTGCTTCCGCCATTACCAAATTTCCTCCAATACTCTCTCATAGCGTGGAGGAGAAACTCTGTCCCCTTCTTGCTTTCTTTCAAGCGTTAGGTGTGCCTGAGACTCAACTTGGCAAAATGATACTTTTTAACCCAAGGCTTATCAGCTACAGCATCGACACCAAGCTGACAGTGATCGTCAGCTTTCTTGCTAGCCTTGGCCTTGATCAAGATGGGATGATTGGCAAAGTTCTGGTGAAGAACCCATTTCTTATGGGGTACAGTGTTGATAAAAGGTTACGGCCTACCACTGAATTCTTGAAATCATCCGTTGGCCTGAGTGAGGATGGCATTAAGTCGGTGGTCATGAATTTCCCACAACTTTTGTGCAGAGACGTTAACAAGATTCTCAAACCAAATTATGATTATTTGAAGGAGTGTGGGTTTGGAGATTCCCAGATAGCAACCATGGTCACTGGTTATCCCCAAATCTTGATTAAGAGTGTTAAGAATTCACTACAGCCTAGGATCAGATTCCTCGTCCAGGTGATGGGAAGAGGCATGGATGAAGTGGCTTCTTATCCTGAATTCTTTCACCatggattgaagaagaaggtcgAATCGAGGTTTAAACTTGTCAAAAAGAACAACATTGACTGCAGCCTTAGAGAAATGCTGGACTGTAACACAAAGAAATTCCATGAGAAGTTTGGCTTTTCGGAG GTATTCAACTGCAATCAAAATGGGATGTATATGTTGTTGGATAA AACAGAATATGCAGCAATGCAGTCTAGCTGCTTGTCGGAAGTATGGGTGGGTAAAAAGCCCCTAGTCATTCCACAAATATGGAGGCCCCTAGTCAAAGGTCACATTTGA
- the pde191 gene encoding Mitochondrial transcription termination factor family protein (pigment defective 191 (pde191); CONTAINS InterPro DOMAIN/s: Mitochodrial transcription termination factor-related (InterPro:IPR003690); BEST Arabidopsis thaliana protein match is: Mitochondrial transcription termination factor family protein (TAIR:AT2G21710.1); Has 35333 Blast hits to 34131 proteins in 2444 species: Archae - 798; Bacteria - 22429; Metazoa - 974; Fungi - 991; Plants - 531; Viruses - 0; Other Eukaryotes - 9610 (source: NCBI BLink).), with product MEVTNTSSIMWFFRDKGFDDPSIDKMLRKCKQLEKAQSDVASENWDYLSNIVGIQERKLPYIVSRCPKILTLRLDERLIPMVECLSSLGRNPREVASAITKFPPILSHSVEEKLCPLLAFFQALGVPETQLGKMILFNPRLISYSIDTKLTVIVSFLASLGLDQDGMIGKVLVKNPFLMGYSVDKRLRPTTEFLKSSVGLSEDGIKSVVMNFPQLLCRDVNKILKPNYDYLKECGFGDSQIATMVTGYPQILIKSVKNSLQPRIRFLVQVMGRGMDEVASYPEFFHHGLKKKVESRFKLVKKNNIDCSLREMLDCNTKKFHEKFGFSEVFNCNQNGMYMLLDKSVSLLACDYCSNRQAKEVSA from the exons ATGGAGGTGACAAATACGAGCAGCATCATGTGGTTCTTCAGGGACAAAGGTTTCGATGATCCGAGTATCGACAAGATGTTGAGAAAATGCAAACAGTTGGAAAAGGCTCAAAGCGATGTGGCATCAGAAAACTGGGACTACCTGAGTAACATTGTTGGTATCCAAGAGAGAAAACTCCCTTACATCGTCTCTCGATGCCCCAAAATCCTGACTTTACGCCTCGATGAGAGACTCATCCCGATGGTCGAGTGCCTCTCCAGTCTTGGAAGGAATCCTCGGGAAGTTGCTTCCGCCATTACCAAATTTCCTCCAATACTCTCTCATAGCGTGGAGGAGAAACTCTGTCCCCTTCTTGCTTTCTTTCAAGCGTTAGGTGTGCCTGAGACTCAACTTGGCAAAATGATACTTTTTAACCCAAGGCTTATCAGCTACAGCATCGACACCAAGCTGACAGTGATCGTCAGCTTTCTTGCTAGCCTTGGCCTTGATCAAGATGGGATGATTGGCAAAGTTCTGGTGAAGAACCCATTTCTTATGGGGTACAGTGTTGATAAAAGGTTACGGCCTACCACTGAATTCTTGAAATCATCCGTTGGCCTGAGTGAGGATGGCATTAAGTCGGTGGTCATGAATTTCCCACAACTTTTGTGCAGAGACGTTAACAAGATTCTCAAACCAAATTATGATTATTTGAAGGAGTGTGGGTTTGGAGATTCCCAGATAGCAACCATGGTCACTGGTTATCCCCAAATCTTGATTAAGAGTGTTAAGAATTCACTACAGCCTAGGATCAGATTCCTCGTCCAGGTGATGGGAAGAGGCATGGATGAAGTGGCTTCTTATCCTGAATTCTTTCACCatggattgaagaagaaggtcgAATCGAGGTTTAAACTTGTCAAAAAGAACAACATTGACTGCAGCCTTAGAGAAATGCTGGACTGTAACACAAAGAAATTCCATGAGAAGTTTGGCTTTTCGGAG GTATTCAACTGCAATCAAAATGGGATGTATATGTTGTTGGATAAGTCAGTGTCATTATTGGCTTGTGATTATTGCAGCAACCGACAAGCAAAAGAAGTGTCTGCTTAG
- the pde191 gene encoding Mitochondrial transcription termination factor family protein gives MEVTNTSSIMWFFRDKGFDDPSIDKMLRKCKQLEKAQSDVASENWDYLSNIVGIQERKLPYIVSRCPKILTLRLDERLIPMVECLSSLGRNPREVASAITKFPPILSHSVEEKLCPLLAFFQALGVPETQLGKMILFNPRLISYSIDTKLTVIVSFLASLGLDQDGMIGKVLVKNPFLMGYSVDKRLRPTTEFLKSSVGLSEDGIKSVVMNFPQLLCRDVNKILKPNYDYLKECGFGDSQIATMVTGYPQILIKSVKNSLQPRIRFLVQVMGRGMDEVASYPEFFHHGLKKKVESRFKLVKKNNIDCSLREMLDCNTKKFHEKFGFSEVTASF, from the coding sequence ATGGAGGTGACAAATACGAGCAGCATCATGTGGTTCTTCAGGGACAAAGGTTTCGATGATCCGAGTATCGACAAGATGTTGAGAAAATGCAAACAGTTGGAAAAGGCTCAAAGCGATGTGGCATCAGAAAACTGGGACTACCTGAGTAACATTGTTGGTATCCAAGAGAGAAAACTCCCTTACATCGTCTCTCGATGCCCCAAAATCCTGACTTTACGCCTCGATGAGAGACTCATCCCGATGGTCGAGTGCCTCTCCAGTCTTGGAAGGAATCCTCGGGAAGTTGCTTCCGCCATTACCAAATTTCCTCCAATACTCTCTCATAGCGTGGAGGAGAAACTCTGTCCCCTTCTTGCTTTCTTTCAAGCGTTAGGTGTGCCTGAGACTCAACTTGGCAAAATGATACTTTTTAACCCAAGGCTTATCAGCTACAGCATCGACACCAAGCTGACAGTGATCGTCAGCTTTCTTGCTAGCCTTGGCCTTGATCAAGATGGGATGATTGGCAAAGTTCTGGTGAAGAACCCATTTCTTATGGGGTACAGTGTTGATAAAAGGTTACGGCCTACCACTGAATTCTTGAAATCATCCGTTGGCCTGAGTGAGGATGGCATTAAGTCGGTGGTCATGAATTTCCCACAACTTTTGTGCAGAGACGTTAACAAGATTCTCAAACCAAATTATGATTATTTGAAGGAGTGTGGGTTTGGAGATTCCCAGATAGCAACCATGGTCACTGGTTATCCCCAAATCTTGATTAAGAGTGTTAAGAATTCACTACAGCCTAGGATCAGATTCCTCGTCCAGGTGATGGGAAGAGGCATGGATGAAGTGGCTTCTTATCCTGAATTCTTTCACCatggattgaagaagaaggtcgAATCGAGGTTTAAACTTGTCAAAAAGAACAACATTGACTGCAGCCTTAGAGAAATGCTGGACTGTAACACAAAGAAATTCCATGAGAAGTTTGGCTTTTCGGAGGTAACTGCAAGCTTCTAG